In the genome of Botrytis cinerea B05.10 chromosome 5, complete sequence, one region contains:
- the Bckip3 gene encoding Bckip3, translating to MSSDASSISVTVRVRPFTIQEAAQITKTDDGISFLGEGSLAGAPTPRLGGRGIHPVIKVIDDRCLVFDPPQDAPMTRFQSKVVSNMGKRVKDQTFAFDRVFDDNTTQGDVYESTTRGLLDNVLDGYNATVFAYGATGCGKTHTITGTAQQPGIIFLTMQELFEKISERAEEKQTEITLSYLEIYNETIRDLLVPGGSKGGLMLREDANQAVSVAGLSSHKPQDVQEVMDMIVKGNEYRTISPTAANATSSRSHAVLQINVAQKDRNASVNEPHTMATLSIIDLAGSERASATKNRGERLIEGANINKSLLALGSCINALCDPRKKNHVPYRNSKLTRLLKFSLGGNCKTVMIVCVSPSSAHFDETQNTLRYANRAKNIQTKVTRNVFNVNRHVKDFLVKIDEQMAMINELKAQQKDAEAIAFVKFRKQAEKRDAITREGVVRIRAAFENSVNDRQEKVTQMKKLRQIERRISVLSSWIASFDNVCDSRDDESMPPNLASMRKTAQGILLELENSRQHYHQRLQKMNWERAIDSALQNSVRQLIEIDGREDGNDIACLTRETELLKANAARDSFQYVLEQEKGVDAGVMQVLLSAQFEIMSSLNDVISMTEEDAVQHGKKTISKLLETCSTAVASVVKPDGSMKITEKFAPTKRGTPKRNKQINLSFDGESQSPIKMPSLTVAPQIPSPMKSSPRRRKIVVGKKGLSFTPKKTSKRSVRWRDDDDSGALAEFEKTPQKFESTPDVSLVEETITLPPLPSYLGEASTDPLGSSPVPTAPLTSLDIKPKNNRFQAGFLSKKPHSASPPPPTITNLSPTSSDTEHSPLRILKNGSSPNRSPLRDVKESVETAGNNSSDETENYKVGKSDGVKIGMALKRHGSLSRTGHNHTNSEGNQRIRRARSPTAAQLATSPNSENQMFTASHARRMVKSDKGDGLSSVLSPRTAPVIIKHGHSRRATDSGRSVSGGHGHGREGSGSLRVNAINGAAGGSMNREVRGRESVMHATGKGGWR from the exons ATGTCGTCAGACGCATCTTCGATCTCTGTCACTG TTCGTGTCCGACCTTTTACGATTCAAGAAGCCGCGCAAAT TACAAAAACCGACGATGGCATATCATTTCTGGGAGAGGGCTCATTGGCTGGAGCTCCTACTCCAAGGCTgggtggaagaggaattcATCCTGTCATAAAGGTGATTGATGATAGATGCCT TGTATTCGATCCTCCACAAGATGCTCCCATGACTCGATTTCAATCGAAAGTAGTATCGAACATGGGCAAACGAGTCAAAGATCAAACATTCGCATTCGATCGGGTTTTCGACGATAATACAACACAGGGAGATGTTTACGAATCAACAACAAGAGGTCTCTTGGATAATGTCCTTGATGGTTATAACGCTACAGTCTTCGCATATGGCGCCACTGGTTGTGGTAAAACTCACACGATTACAGGAACGGCTCAACAACCTGGAATCATTTTCCTAACTATGCAGGAACTCTTTGAGAAAATCAGTGAGAGAGCGGAAGAAAAACAGACAGAAATCACATTATCCTATCTGGAAATTTACAACGAGACAATCCGAGATCTTTTGGTTCCAGGGGGTAGCAAAGGGGGTTTAATGTTGAGAGAGGATGCCAATCAAGCGGTATCAGTCGCGGGGTTATCGAGTCATAAACCTCAAGATGTCCAGGAAGTTATGGATATGATTGTCAAAGGAAACGAATATCGAACCATTTCTCCAACAGCGGCCAATGCAACATCCTCTCGATCTCATGCAGTCCTACAAATTAACGTCGCGCAGAAGGATCGAAACGCATCAGTGAACGAACCACATACAATGGCGACTTTGAGTATCATCGATTTAGCAGGTAGTGAACGTGCGAGCGCGACAAAGAATCGCGGTGAAAGATTGATCGAAGGTgcaaatatcaacaaatcccTCCTCGCGCTTGGTAGCTGTATCAATGCTCTTTGCGACCCTCGAAAGAAGAATCACGTCCCATatcgaaattcgaaattgacgagattattgaaattttctcTCGGTGGTAATTGCAAGACTGTCATGATTGTATGTGTTAGTCCTTCCAGTGCTCATTTCGACGAAACTCAGAACACCTTGAGATACGCCAACCGAGCCAAGAATATTCAAACCAAGGTCACCAGAAACGTTTTCAATGTCAATCGCCATGTCAAGGATTTCTTGGTCAAGATTGATGAGCAGATGGCTATGATCAATGAGTTGAAGGCCCAGCAGAAAGATGCTGAGGCCATCGCGTTTGTGAAATTCAGGAAGCAAGCAGAAAAGAGAGATGCCATTACACGTGAGGGTGTAGTGCGTATTCGTGCGGCCTTTGAAAACTCGGTAAATGACCGACAAGAAAAGGTCActcagatgaagaagcttCGACAAATCGAACGTCGCATTAGTGTATTATCCTCCTGGATTGCATCATTCGATAACGTTTGTGATTCTAGGGATGATGAATCAATGCCTCCTAATTTGGCATCTATGCGCAAGACGGCTCAAGGTATTCTTCTCGAATTAGAAAATAGCCGTCAACATTATCATCAACGATTACAAAAAATGAATTGGGAGCGGGCAATCGATTCTGCTTTACAGAACAGCGTTCGCCAACTTATTGAGATTGACGGACGCGAGGATGGCAACGATATTGCTTGCTTGACTAGAGAAACAGAACTCTTGAAAGCTAATGCTGCACGAGATTCATTCCAATATGTCTTAGAGCAAGAAAAGGGTGTCGATGCGGGTGTTATGCAAGTGCTGCTCTCTGCCCAATTCGAGATCATGTCTTCGCTTAATGACGTTATTAGTATGACCGAAGAAGATGCTGTGCAACATGGCAAGAAAACCATCTCAAAACTCTTAGAAACATGTTCAACAGCCGTTGCTTCAGTAGTCAAGCCAGATGGGTCTATGAAGATTACGGAAAAATTCGCGCCTACCAAACGAGGTACACCGAAGCGCAACAAGCAGATCAATCTCTCctttgatggagaatcaCAATCACCAATTAAAATGCCTTCCCTAACGGTGGCACCACAAATTCCATCTCCGATGAAATCCTCACCGAGGCGTCGTAAGATAGTAGTAGGTAAGAAAGGACTTTCTTTCACACCGAAGAAGACCTCCAAGCGAAGTGTCAGATGGCGAGACGATGACGATTCCGGAGCCTTGGCCGAGTTCGAGAAAACACCTCAGAAGTTTGAATCCACTCCGGATGTATCCTTGGTCGAAGAGACTATTACCCTACCACCCTTACCATCATACCTAGGCGAGGCTTCCACGGACCCCCTGGGCTCATCACCTGTTCCCACGGCTCCACTAACTTCCCTTGATATTAAGCCCAAGAACAATCGATTCCAAGCAGGATTCCTGTCCAAAAAGCCCCACTCGGCTTCGCCGCCTCCTCCAACAATTACCAATCTCTCCCCAACGTCTTCGGATACAGAACATTCTCCGTTGAGAATCCTCAAGAACGGTTCTAGTCCGAATCGATCCCCCCTTCGCGACGTAAAAGAATCTGTCGAGACGGCAGGAAATAATTCGAGCGACGAAACTGAGAATTATAAAGTGGGAAAATCGGATGGCGTTAAGATTGGTATGGCACTTAAGAGACATGGTAGTCTCTCGAGGACAGGTCATAATCATACGAATTCCGAGGGTAATCAAAGAATCAGAAGAGCACGAAGTCCGACAGCGGCTCAGCTTGCAACAAGCCCAAATAGCGAAAATCAAATGTTTACGGCGAGTCATGCGAGACGGATGGTAAAGAGTGACAAGGGAGATGGGTTGAGCAGTGTGTTAAGTCCGAGAACGGCACCAGTAATTATTAAACATGGCCATAGTAGACGAGCAACCGATTCGGGAAGATCGGTGTCTGGAGGTCATGGGCACGGCCGTGAGGGTAGTGGAAGTTTGAGAGTTAATGCGATTAATGGAGCTGCCGGTGGTAGTATGAATAGGGAGgtgagaggaagagaaagtgtTATGCATGCCACCGGCAAGGGTGGCTGGAGATGA